Proteins found in one Paenibacillus borealis genomic segment:
- the rbsK gene encoding ribokinase — translation MSIVVIGSLNMDMVVRTKRAPEAGETLFGQEFALSPGGKGANQAVAAARLGAEVTMIGRVGKDSFGSGLLEVMKQEQVHTGYISQSESQSTGVASIVLDEEGENRIIVVPGANVEMKPADIEALESVIRQAGIVVMQLETDLNMVEAAAAIASRHGIPVILNPAPAQPLGDELLHQVTYLTPNETEAGILAGIPVESVDDAERAARILLQKGVQHIIVTLGSKGALIVNASGSLHVPGFPVQAVDTVAAGDSFNGALAWQLTRGKTLDEAVRFANAVGALAVGKAGAIPSLPRLQEVKQFLQEAAEAEPGAQ, via the coding sequence TTGAGTATAGTCGTAATTGGAAGTCTGAATATGGATATGGTAGTACGCACGAAACGGGCCCCGGAAGCGGGTGAGACTCTGTTTGGTCAGGAGTTTGCATTGTCCCCGGGCGGTAAAGGTGCCAATCAGGCAGTTGCTGCAGCCAGACTTGGCGCTGAGGTAACAATGATCGGCAGAGTAGGCAAAGACTCTTTCGGCAGCGGACTGCTGGAGGTTATGAAACAGGAGCAGGTTCACACCGGATATATCTCGCAGAGTGAGTCGCAGTCTACAGGAGTCGCCTCTATTGTGTTGGATGAGGAGGGGGAGAACCGGATTATTGTGGTGCCCGGAGCAAATGTTGAGATGAAGCCGGCCGATATCGAAGCGCTTGAATCTGTTATCCGCCAAGCCGGAATTGTCGTTATGCAGCTGGAGACGGATCTGAACATGGTTGAAGCAGCGGCTGCCATTGCGTCCCGCCATGGAATTCCGGTCATCCTCAATCCGGCTCCGGCTCAGCCGCTCGGAGATGAATTGCTCCACCAGGTGACTTATTTGACTCCGAATGAAACAGAAGCCGGCATTCTGGCCGGTATTCCGGTAGAGAGTGTGGATGATGCGGAGCGTGCGGCACGGATTTTGCTGCAAAAAGGAGTTCAGCACATTATCGTAACACTGGGCTCCAAAGGGGCGCTGATTGTGAATGCTTCCGGCAGCCTGCATGTTCCCGGTTTCCCGGTACAAGCTGTAGATACAGTGGCGGCCGGCGACTCCTTCAACGGGGCGCTGGCCTGGCAGCTTACCCGCGGGAAGACGCTTGATGAAGCCGTCAGATTCGCGAATGCCGTTGGCGCGCTTGCTGTCGGCAAAGCGGGAGCGATTCCCTCACTGCCAAGGCTGCAAGAGGTGAAGCAGTTCCTGCAGGAAGCTGCTGAGGCGGAGCCTGGTGCACAGTAG
- the aroD gene encoding type I 3-dehydroquinate dehydratase codes for MSGTVTVKNVTLGEGIPKICVPLVGTTLSELREEAEALKALAPDVVEWRSDFFSQVEDIAAVTGVLEEIQQILPEIPLIFTFRSAKEGGEKEVSTEYYFRLNKAAVESGYVDIVDVELFNEEQDVRGLIATAHDNAVFVIISNHDFQGTPSQDEIVSRLRRAQELGGDLPKIAVMPQSAGDVLTLLAATNMMQEQYADRPIITMSMSGEGVISRLAGEIFGSALTFGAAHKPSAPGQVAVAELRSVLELLHRSL; via the coding sequence ATGAGCGGTACAGTAACCGTTAAGAATGTAACCCTCGGGGAGGGGATACCCAAAATCTGCGTTCCGCTGGTCGGAACAACGTTATCCGAGCTCCGGGAAGAGGCGGAGGCCCTTAAGGCTCTGGCTCCGGATGTGGTGGAGTGGCGGAGCGATTTCTTCAGCCAGGTGGAGGATATCGCAGCGGTAACGGGGGTCCTGGAGGAAATCCAGCAGATTCTGCCGGAGATTCCGCTGATCTTCACGTTCCGCAGCGCCAAAGAGGGCGGGGAGAAGGAAGTCTCTACAGAATATTACTTCCGGCTCAACAAAGCCGCTGTAGAGAGCGGATACGTTGATATTGTGGATGTGGAGTTGTTTAATGAAGAACAGGATGTACGGGGGCTGATTGCCACAGCACATGACAATGCGGTATTCGTGATTATATCGAATCATGATTTCCAGGGTACACCGTCACAGGATGAGATCGTATCCAGGCTGCGCAGAGCGCAGGAGCTAGGCGGAGATCTGCCGAAGATTGCCGTGATGCCGCAGAGTGCGGGAGATGTGCTGACCCTGCTGGCTGCGACAAACATGATGCAGGAGCAATATGCGGACCGTCCGATCATTACGATGTCGATGTCCGGAGAGGGCGTAATCAGCCGGCTTGCCGGTGAAATCTTCGGCTCAGCGCTGACCTTCGGGGCGGCGCATAAGCCTTCGGCTCCGGGGCAGGTAGCGGTTGCCGAGCTGCGCAGTGTGCTAGAGCTGCTGCACCGCAGCTTATAA
- a CDS encoding response regulator transcription factor, translating into MTESILVVEDEVRIARLLQIELECEGYRVSIAGSGHQGLELYQEQQPDLLLLDVMLPGFSGIELLRRIRAGDADTPVLLLTAKSSVEDKVSGLDLGANDYITKPFQIEELLARVRAALRLASGRKKVETDSWLRADDLELNEATREVMRAGRTIELTPREFDLLVFLLKNKRQVLNREQIMTAVWGYDYYGDTNVVDVYIRYVRKKLTQDNQEELIHTVRGIGYVLKDSL; encoded by the coding sequence ATGACAGAGTCTATCCTGGTTGTTGAGGATGAGGTGAGAATTGCCCGTCTGCTGCAGATTGAGCTTGAATGCGAAGGTTATCGTGTATCTATTGCGGGCAGCGGCCATCAGGGACTTGAGCTGTATCAGGAGCAGCAGCCGGATCTGCTGCTGCTGGATGTGATGCTGCCAGGGTTCAGCGGAATAGAGCTGCTGCGGCGTATCCGGGCCGGCGATGCCGATACTCCTGTTCTGCTGCTTACCGCTAAAAGCTCGGTGGAGGACAAGGTATCTGGACTGGATTTAGGGGCAAATGATTATATTACCAAGCCTTTTCAAATAGAGGAGCTGCTGGCGCGTGTCCGCGCTGCGCTGCGGCTGGCATCAGGCCGTAAGAAAGTGGAAACAGACTCCTGGCTGAGAGCGGATGATCTTGAGCTGAACGAGGCTACACGTGAGGTAATGCGGGCGGGCAGAACAATTGAGCTGACGCCGCGGGAGTTCGATCTGCTGGTGTTCCTGCTGAAGAATAAACGCCAGGTGCTGAACAGGGAGCAGATTATGACAGCGGTCTGGGGATACGATTATTACGGGGATACGAATGTCGTGGATGTCTATATCCGTTATGTCCGCAAAAAGCTTACGCAGGATAACCAGGAAGAACTGATCCATACGGTGCGCGGCATCGGTTATGTGCTGAAGGACTCCCTATGA
- a CDS encoding sensor histidine kinase, whose translation MKLRSKIYLYSSVLFAVLLVIMNLFIYLMFSRLSTDSQLDQAAAETARIAADMRRAGSGAAVPELLRAYVPIEGMLRLLAPDGSGPAPVTSASEQEISRLKPVYHTEKRTEIIQAGGHSYAFVSIPVIWTDGNVMNVQITKSLESTMSTLRVLRIVLAGATLIALLPLLLSSRLLSGLIMRPIVQMTVTMREIKNSGKFRRLTLKESSRDELVEMGHTFNEMIALLESNHVKQEKFVSDASHELRTPLTVIESYASLLKRRGMDHPELFHESVEAIHSEAVRMKELTEQLLLLAKHHEHWDLDMKRIDLEELARASAKAFHNAYGREVTVQSKGKVEGYSDEAKLRQLLFIFLDNARKYSDEAITVSLEASGQERVIVITDRGIGIPPEELPKIFDRFYRVDEARSREGGGAGLGLSLAAEIAGAIGAKLSMNSAIGLGTSVMIRIAAESGGRQ comes from the coding sequence ATGAAGCTGCGGAGCAAAATCTATCTGTACTCCAGTGTGCTGTTTGCTGTACTTCTTGTCATCATGAACCTGTTCATCTATCTAATGTTCAGCCGGTTGTCGACAGATAGCCAGCTGGATCAGGCGGCTGCCGAGACAGCAAGAATCGCCGCCGATATGAGAAGGGCAGGAAGCGGGGCAGCAGTACCGGAGCTGCTCCGGGCGTATGTGCCGATCGAAGGGATGCTCCGGCTGCTTGCACCGGACGGCAGCGGTCCGGCGCCTGTCACTTCAGCCTCCGAACAGGAGATCAGCCGGCTGAAGCCGGTCTATCATACAGAGAAACGGACTGAAATTATACAGGCGGGCGGACATTCATATGCATTCGTGAGCATTCCAGTCATCTGGACGGACGGGAACGTCATGAATGTCCAGATAACCAAAAGTCTGGAGAGTACCATGAGTACGCTGCGGGTGCTGCGGATTGTACTTGCCGGAGCCACGCTCATCGCGCTGCTGCCGCTGCTGCTCTCCAGCCGGTTGCTGTCGGGGCTGATTATGCGCCCTATCGTGCAAATGACGGTTACCATGAGGGAGATCAAAAACAGCGGGAAGTTCCGCAGGCTTACGCTGAAGGAGAGCTCCAGGGATGAGCTGGTGGAGATGGGGCATACGTTCAACGAGATGATTGCCCTCCTGGAGAGCAACCATGTGAAGCAGGAGAAATTCGTCTCGGATGCTTCACATGAACTGCGCACACCGCTGACGGTAATTGAGAGCTATGCCAGCCTGCTGAAGCGCAGAGGGATGGACCATCCTGAATTGTTCCATGAATCGGTCGAAGCCATTCATTCCGAAGCCGTCCGGATGAAGGAGCTGACCGAGCAGCTGCTCCTGCTGGCGAAGCATCATGAGCATTGGGATCTTGATATGAAGAGGATTGATCTGGAAGAGCTGGCCCGGGCTTCGGCCAAGGCTTTCCATAATGCGTACGGGAGAGAGGTGACTGTCCAGTCCAAGGGGAAGGTTGAAGGCTACAGCGATGAAGCGAAGCTGAGGCAGCTGCTGTTCATCTTCCTGGACAATGCCCGCAAATACAGTGATGAAGCGATAACTGTCAGCCTTGAAGCTTCCGGGCAGGAGCGGGTTATAGTCATTACGGACCGGGGGATCGGGATTCCTCCGGAGGAGCTGCCTAAGATTTTTGACCGTTTCTACAGAGTGGATGAGGCAAGAAGCCGCGAGGGCGGAGGTGCAGGCCTGGGGCTGTCGCTTGCGGCAGAGATTGCGGGTGCGATTGGAGCCAAGCTGTCCATGAATAGCGCTATTGGTCTGGGAACCTCGGTGATGATCCGGATTGCCGCTGAGAGCGGGGGAAGACAATGA
- a CDS encoding PepSY domain-containing protein, translating into MNQKRVNTKRVNKSLIYKAVIITVALLLLVFAALRISGNQSVQLLSREQAEQAVLKEYAGNVESLKLQSGKYVAELETAQGLYELKLDGATGEILSIVLLKRTAEPSVPPTPSASQAPAGGTTDTPSPAPSPSAQRVVSEDEAVRLALQEVAGKLDDVDTGINESGAFYLVEINTSDGREAVVQVNAISGSIMSVTWEEPDVDNS; encoded by the coding sequence ATGAACCAGAAACGGGTAAATACGAAACGAGTGAATAAGAGCCTCATATACAAGGCAGTCATCATTACGGTTGCCCTACTCCTGCTGGTATTTGCTGCACTGCGGATATCCGGTAATCAATCCGTACAGCTGCTGTCCAGGGAACAGGCGGAACAGGCTGTTCTGAAGGAATATGCCGGTAATGTAGAGAGTCTGAAGCTGCAGTCCGGAAAATATGTGGCGGAGCTGGAGACCGCTCAGGGATTGTATGAGCTGAAGCTGGATGGAGCCACAGGTGAGATCCTCTCCATAGTCTTGCTGAAGCGCACAGCAGAGCCATCAGTTCCGCCTACCCCCTCAGCCTCTCAAGCCCCTGCGGGCGGAACAACGGACACACCGTCACCAGCTCCATCCCCGTCAGCACAGCGCGTGGTCTCAGAGGACGAAGCGGTCAGGCTGGCATTGCAGGAAGTAGCAGGGAAGCTGGACGATGTGGATACCGGTATTAATGAGTCAGGCGCATTCTACCTGGTGGAGATTAATACATCAGACGGGCGTGAAGCTGTAGTCCAGGTGAACGCCATCTCAGGCAGCATTATGTCAGTAACGTGGGAAGAACCGGATGTCGATAACTCCTGA
- a CDS encoding PepSY domain-containing protein produces the protein MKKKLWSSIAAAALILGGAYGIGEVKGGTAAAAASVQSQSKTLIGVSKAEEIALKAAPGQIESIDLEKKLSGTYYDVEIRQTKQEMDVRVDAYTGKVISVRKETDDDDDDNYTVAATAPSGTLITAAKAAEVAAASVKGTVAEIDFDRDNGGAVYEVEISNGRVSTEVGVDAYTAKIVYTDVDSDDDDD, from the coding sequence ATGAAGAAAAAATTATGGAGCAGTATAGCGGCAGCAGCATTGATACTGGGGGGTGCCTACGGCATCGGCGAGGTTAAGGGCGGTACTGCGGCAGCAGCCGCATCGGTCCAGAGTCAGAGCAAAACGCTGATTGGTGTAAGCAAGGCCGAAGAGATTGCCTTGAAGGCGGCACCGGGACAGATAGAGAGCATTGATCTGGAAAAGAAACTCAGCGGTACGTATTACGATGTCGAGATCCGGCAGACCAAGCAGGAGATGGATGTCCGGGTAGATGCTTACACAGGTAAAGTGATAAGCGTGCGCAAAGAAACAGACGATGACGATGATGATAACTACACAGTTGCTGCTACAGCACCAAGCGGAACGCTGATCACAGCGGCCAAAGCGGCCGAGGTAGCGGCAGCTTCAGTAAAGGGAACCGTAGCTGAAATTGATTTTGACCGGGACAATGGCGGAGCCGTATATGAGGTAGAGATCAGTAACGGACGGGTCTCGACGGAAGTGGGAGTCGATGCGTATACAGCCAAGATTGTGTACACCGATGTAGACTCCGACGACGATGATGATTGA
- a CDS encoding MerR family transcriptional regulator, which yields MEYTVQKLGALAGISTRTLRYYDEFGILKPARINSSGYRIYGQAEVDRLQQILFYRELGLSLEGIRDIVTSPSFDGARALREHHDKLLQRRQQLDLLIANVEQTLAHTEGRIIMSNDEKFAGFKQKLIDDNEQQYGQEIRENYGEDAVEKSNRKLKSMTEEQYAAIQQLEADMFASLEQAMEDGDSAGELAQQAADLHRQWLSFYWDTYTKEAHAGVAQMYVDDERFTAYYDKRRPGLAGFLRDAVHVYTGAKQ from the coding sequence ATGGAGTACACTGTTCAGAAGCTGGGAGCGCTCGCGGGAATCAGCACGCGGACATTGCGGTATTACGATGAATTCGGGATTCTGAAGCCGGCCAGAATCAATTCCTCGGGATACCGCATCTACGGCCAGGCCGAGGTGGACCGGCTGCAGCAGATTCTCTTTTACCGGGAGCTGGGCTTAAGCCTCGAAGGGATCAGGGACATTGTCACATCACCTTCCTTCGATGGAGCCCGCGCATTGCGCGAGCACCATGACAAGCTGCTTCAGCGGAGACAGCAGCTGGACCTGCTGATCGCGAACGTCGAGCAGACACTTGCACACACAGAAGGGAGAATTATAATGAGCAATGATGAGAAATTCGCAGGCTTTAAGCAGAAGCTGATTGACGATAACGAGCAGCAATACGGGCAGGAGATCCGGGAGAATTACGGCGAAGATGCCGTAGAGAAGTCGAACCGCAAGCTGAAGAGCATGACCGAGGAGCAGTATGCCGCCATTCAGCAGCTCGAAGCAGATATGTTCGCTTCGCTGGAGCAGGCGATGGAGGACGGGGATTCGGCGGGTGAGCTTGCGCAGCAGGCTGCTGACCTGCACCGCCAGTGGCTTAGCTTCTACTGGGATACCTACACCAAGGAAGCTCACGCTGGGGTAGCGCAGATGTATGTCGATGATGAACGCTTCACCGCCTATTACGACAAACGCCGGCCCGGACTGGCCGGGTTCCTGCGGGATGCTGTGCATGTGTATACAGGCGCGAAGCAGTAG
- a CDS encoding 3'-5' exonuclease, whose amino-acid sequence MDYIILDIEFNGRKFASEHPMEVIEIGAVRLDASLQYKGEFSALIKPIYFSTLNSFIKKKTGIPQEEIDVADRFPKVISAFRAWLDQSTDGVLLLTWGGEDMKRIIQDVRMHKIDDAYWMEATYFDLLKGVLRARGLSNDISVEGAMALFGLEPSGSAHRALDDAKMTAEIFRAVFSELDFARSQHYVDTFSNARERKTVKIAIKAMTSQKIVPTWELVAEHYFPAEDALADPRKLAELQAYFAAQLGKK is encoded by the coding sequence GTGGATTATATTATTCTGGACATCGAATTCAACGGCCGCAAATTTGCCAGCGAGCACCCTATGGAGGTCATTGAGATCGGAGCTGTCCGTCTAGACGCTTCATTGCAATATAAGGGCGAGTTCTCAGCCTTAATTAAACCTATATACTTCTCCACCCTGAATTCATTCATCAAGAAAAAAACCGGCATCCCCCAGGAGGAAATTGATGTCGCTGACCGCTTCCCGAAGGTGATCTCCGCCTTCAGAGCCTGGCTGGATCAGAGCACGGACGGCGTACTGCTGCTGACCTGGGGCGGCGAGGATATGAAGCGGATTATCCAGGACGTGCGGATGCACAAAATCGATGACGCCTACTGGATGGAGGCGACCTACTTCGATCTGCTCAAAGGTGTACTCCGCGCCCGCGGCCTCAGCAACGACATCAGCGTCGAAGGCGCCATGGCCCTGTTCGGCCTTGAGCCTTCCGGCTCCGCCCACCGGGCGCTGGATGATGCCAAGATGACGGCCGAAATTTTCCGCGCGGTCTTCAGCGAGCTGGATTTCGCGCGGTCCCAGCACTACGTCGATACTTTCTCCAATGCCAGGGAACGCAAGACAGTCAAGATCGCCATCAAAGCCATGACCTCCCAGAAGATCGTTCCCACCTGGGAGCTTGTAGCCGAGCATTACTTCCCTGCTGAAGATGCACTGGCCGATCCCCGGAAGCTCGCGGAACTGCAGGCGTATTTCGCCGCCCAGCTCGGCAAGAAATAG